One Archangium violaceum genomic window, CGCGTGGCAGTGGGCGACCACATCCTCCTGGGCGGCGACAACATGGACCTCGCGCTGGCGCACACGCTCAACCAGCGCCTCACCGCCGAGGGCAAGAAGCTGGATGCCTGGCAGTTCAACGCCCTCACCCATGGTTGCCGCGTGGCCAAGGAGACGCTGTACGCGGATCCGTCCATGGCGAAGGCGCCCATCGCGATTCCGGGCCGGGGCTCGTCGCTCATCGGCGGCACGCTCCGCACGGAGCTGGCCCGCGAGGACCTCGACCGCGTCCTCACCGATGGCTTCTTCCCGCCCTCCCCCGCCTCGGAGATGCCACGCGTGGCCCGGCGCACGGGTCTCGCGCAGATGGCCCTGCCCTACGCGCAGGACCCGGCGGTGACGCGGCACCTGGCCGCCTTCCTCACCCGGCAGGCCCAGGCCCTGGCCAACTCGCCGGACTCGCCCGTGGACGTGGGCGGCAAGACCTTCATCCACCCCACCGCCGTGCTCTTCAACGGCGGCGTCTTCAAGGCGGGTCCGCTCAAGGCCCGGGTGATGGAGGTGCTCAACGGCTGGCTCACCGCGGACGGCGGCCAGCCGGCGCAGGAGCTCGCGGGCGCGGACCTGGACCTGTCCGTGGCGCGCGGCGCGGCCTACTACGGGTGGGTGCGGCAGGGTCACGGCCTGCGCATCCGCGGCGGCACGGCGCGCGCCTACTACGTGGGCGTGGAGACGGCCATGCCCGCGGTGCCCGGCATGGAGCCCCCCGTGAAGGCCCTGTGCGTGGCCCCCTTCGGCATGGAGGAGGGAACCCAGGCGGACGTGCCTCCCCAGGAGTTCGGCCTCGTCACCGGCGAGCCCACCAGCTTCCGCTTCTTCGCCTCGTCCGTCCGGCGCGACGACAAGGTGGGCACCCTGGTGGACGACGTGGACAGCGACGAGTTCGAGGAGCTCGCCCCCATCGAGACGACGCTCCCGGGCACACCCGCGCCCTTCGGGGACCTGACTCCCGTCAACCTCCAGGCCGCCGTCACCGAGGTGGGCACGTTGGAGCTGCGCTGCCTGGAGAAGAATGGCCCCGGGAAGTGGAAGCTGGAGCTCAACGTCCGCATGAAGGAGTAGAAGGGGCCCCGCGGTCAGGAGGGCCGCACGCACGCCTATGCACATCGTCGGCATCGACCTCGGAACCACTCACTGCGCCGTCGCCTCGGTGGACCCCTCCAGGGGCCCCACCTCCCCCGTGGAGGACTTCCCCGTCCCCCAACTGGTGCGCCAGGGCGAGGTGAGCCCACGGTCGTTGTTGCCCTCGTGCGTCTACGTGCCCGCCGGCCATGAGCTCGCCGCCGGCTCCCTGCGCCTCCCCTGGGGCGACGGTGGCCCTCATGTCGTGGGTGAGCTCGCCCGCTGGCAGGGCGCCCGTGTGCCGGGCCGGGTGGTGACGTCCGCGAAGAGCTGGCTGTGCCACCCGGGCGTGGATCGCTCGGCCCCCATCCTTCCCTGGGGCGCTCCGGCGGACGTGGCGAAGCTGTCCCCCGTGGAGGCGAGCGCCCTGCTGCTCTCGCACATGGCCCGCGCGTGGAACCACGCCCACCCGGACGCGCCGCTGTCCCAGCAGGAGGTGGTCATCACCGTCCCCGCCTCCTTCGACGAGGCGGCCCGCGCCCTCACGGTGAGCGCCGCACGAAAGGCGGGCCTGGAGAAGTTCACCCTCCTCGAGGAGCCCCAGGCGGCCTTCTACGACTACACCGCGCGCCACCGGAAGGACCTGGCGACGTCACTGGAGGGCGTGCGGCTGGTGCTGGTGGTGGACGTGGGCGGCGGCACCACGGACTTCACCCTGGTGCACGCGGGCGTGTCCCCCGAGGGCCCCATGCTGCGGCGGCTCGCGGTCGGCGAGCACCTGATGCTCGGCGGCGACAACATGGACGCCGCGCTCGCCAGACGCGTGGAGGAGAAGCTCTTCCCCGACGGCAACCGGCGCCTGTCCGCCACGCAGTGGACGCAGGCCATCCAGGCCGCTCGCACCGCCAAGGAGGCCCTGCTGGGCAACAACCCGCCCGAGCGCTACGGCGTGTCCCTCGTCGCCGAGGGCAGCCGACTCCTGGGTGGCTCGCT contains:
- a CDS encoding Hsp70 family protein encodes the protein MARYAIGIDLGTTHSAVSYFNLEEGKPRGPAQSMLPIPQLTAPGTVEARPLLPSFLYLPSAQEFPQGSLALPWNPGATSIAGEFARTHGAKVPTRLVSSAKSWLSHPGVDRRAALLPWQAPEEVQRVSPVEASTRYLRHLREAWDHTFARVKEDAANAMAAQDVIITVPASFDAAARDLTLEAAKAAGLENIILLEEPQAALYSWLEAQGETFRKRVKVGEVILVVDVGGGTTDFSLITVRDRAGDVELTRVAVGDHILLGGDNMDLALAHTLNQRLTAEGKKLDAWQFNALTHGCRVAKETLYADPSMAKAPIAIPGRGSSLIGGTLRTELAREDLDRVLTDGFFPPSPASEMPRVARRTGLAQMALPYAQDPAVTRHLAAFLTRQAQALANSPDSPVDVGGKTFIHPTAVLFNGGVFKAGPLKARVMEVLNGWLTADGGQPAQELAGADLDLSVARGAAYYGWVRQGHGLRIRGGTARAYYVGVETAMPAVPGMEPPVKALCVAPFGMEEGTQADVPPQEFGLVTGEPTSFRFFASSVRRDDKVGTLVDDVDSDEFEELAPIETTLPGTPAPFGDLTPVNLQAAVTEVGTLELRCLEKNGPGKWKLELNVRMKE